The proteins below come from a single Micromonospora citrea genomic window:
- a CDS encoding DUF4129 domain-containing protein: protein MSFSRWWTETTAALGDRVPLWLATLLLVLGAVLAAVGWYTFPAWIPRRLPRLPRLRRRRRAPRPADAPAPLVPAPREPEPELPAAAYVSLADRLAAEGRYAEAVRERLRAMIRGLVARRLLEQRPGMTVLEVVGAATESHPEVGPPLSAAGAIFSELWYGQRPASAEHDRRMREHGAELDRLLTGRPEDGPRP, encoded by the coding sequence ATGAGCTTCAGCCGGTGGTGGACCGAGACCACGGCCGCGCTCGGCGACCGGGTGCCGCTGTGGCTGGCCACGCTGCTGCTGGTGCTCGGCGCGGTGCTGGCGGCGGTCGGCTGGTACACGTTCCCCGCCTGGATCCCCCGCCGGCTGCCCCGACTGCCCCGGTTGCGCCGGCGCCGCCGTGCGCCCCGACCGGCGGACGCCCCCGCGCCGCTCGTACCCGCGCCGCGCGAGCCGGAGCCGGAGCTGCCGGCGGCCGCGTACGTCTCCCTCGCGGACCGGCTCGCCGCCGAGGGCCGGTACGCCGAGGCCGTCCGGGAGCGGCTTCGCGCGATGATCCGGGGGCTGGTCGCGCGGCGGCTGCTGGAGCAGCGGCCCGGCATGACCGTCCTGGAGGTGGTGGGGGCCGCGACCGAGAGCCACCCTGAGGTCGGCCCGCCGCTGAGCGCCGCCGGAGCGATCTTCTCGGAGCTCTGGTACGGCCAGCGCCCCGCCTCCGCCGAGCACGACCGGCGGATGCGGGAGCATGGCGCCGAGCTGGACCGGCTGCTGACCGGCCGACCCGAGGACGGGCCACGACCATGA